One part of the Streptomyces nigra genome encodes these proteins:
- a CDS encoding sugar ABC transporter substrate-binding protein produces MNARTPHRPVIRRARTAVAAAAAALSLAACGAVGGIAGGDDGSQEPGKGDDLTVGLLLPDKTTARFERFDHPLIKKEVALLTHGRGKVAYANAESSTRRQSRQFQKLIADRVDVILVDAVDSRAIAPDVRRAKEAGIPVIAYDRLAEGPVDAYVSHDNELVGEVQARALVQRLGSNALNSKVVMMHGDPGDPNTARFKRGAVTELKGDVKIVKEYDVRKWSPEAAKENMRKAIAAVGADGIAAVYSANDDMAGAAIDALKEAGVGEVPPVTGQDANLDAIQRIVAGEQYMTVYKPFELEATTAARMAVYKVQGRDVAFDALTQDLVDSPSHEDIPAALQTVVAVTRKNIEDTVVADGVYTVRQICTPEYAADCAAIGLG; encoded by the coding sequence GTGAACGCTCGCACCCCCCACCGCCCCGTCATACGCCGTGCCCGCACGGCCGTCGCCGCGGCCGCCGCGGCACTGTCCCTCGCCGCCTGCGGTGCCGTCGGCGGCATCGCGGGCGGCGACGACGGCTCCCAGGAACCCGGCAAGGGCGACGACCTCACCGTCGGACTGCTCCTGCCCGACAAAACCACCGCGCGGTTCGAACGGTTCGACCACCCGCTGATCAAGAAGGAGGTCGCCCTCCTCACCCACGGCAGGGGCAAGGTCGCCTACGCCAACGCCGAGTCCAGCACCCGGCGGCAGAGCCGCCAGTTCCAGAAGCTGATCGCGGACCGGGTGGACGTGATCCTGGTGGACGCCGTCGACTCCAGAGCCATCGCACCCGACGTGCGCCGGGCCAAGGAGGCGGGCATCCCGGTGATCGCCTACGACCGGCTCGCCGAGGGTCCCGTCGACGCCTACGTCTCCCACGACAACGAGCTCGTCGGCGAGGTGCAGGCCCGCGCCCTCGTCCAGCGCCTCGGCTCGAACGCCCTGAACAGCAAGGTCGTCATGATGCACGGCGACCCCGGCGACCCGAACACCGCCCGCTTCAAGCGGGGCGCGGTCACCGAGCTCAAGGGCGATGTGAAGATCGTCAAGGAGTACGACGTCCGCAAGTGGTCGCCCGAGGCCGCCAAGGAGAACATGCGCAAGGCCATCGCGGCCGTCGGCGCCGACGGCATCGCGGCGGTCTACTCGGCCAACGACGACATGGCGGGCGCCGCCATCGACGCGCTGAAGGAGGCCGGCGTCGGCGAGGTCCCGCCGGTCACCGGGCAGGACGCGAACCTGGACGCCATCCAGCGGATCGTCGCCGGGGAGCAGTACATGACGGTCTACAAGCCGTTCGAGCTGGAGGCGACCACCGCCGCCCGGATGGCCGTCTACAAGGTCCAGGGCCGGGACGTCGCCTTCGACGCCCTCACCCAGGACCTGGTCGACAGCCCCAGCCACGAGGACATCCCGGCCGCGCTGCAGACGGTGGTCGCCGTCACCCGCAAGAACATCGAGGACACGGTCGTGGCGGACGGCGTCTACACCGTCCGCCAGATCTGCACCCCCGAGTACGCGGCCGACTGCGCGGCGATCGGCCTCGGCTGA
- a CDS encoding AzlC family ABC transporter permease: MRSLFRTPMMAPLVRDSALVWLASGVVGVSFGAIAVAGGLPLWVPVAMSLVVYAGSAQFSAVGLLLAGGGPLAAAATGLLLNTRTAAFSLAVADVLGPGRFARLAGAHLVTDETVAFTLAQPDPDRRRAAFWVNGLGLFAAWNTGVLAGALAGTALGDTATYGLDAAFPAVLAALVLPALRTDRSARRAALLGAALALAVTPAVPAGVPVLLALTGLVVHGRKGGTA; this comes from the coding sequence ATGCGTTCGCTGTTCCGAACACCGATGATGGCACCTCTGGTGCGCGACAGCGCCCTCGTCTGGCTGGCGAGCGGTGTCGTCGGCGTGTCCTTCGGCGCGATCGCGGTGGCCGGCGGGCTGCCGCTCTGGGTCCCGGTGGCCATGTCGCTCGTCGTGTACGCGGGCTCGGCGCAGTTCAGCGCCGTCGGGCTGCTGCTGGCCGGGGGCGGGCCGCTCGCGGCGGCCGCGACCGGGCTGCTGCTCAACACCCGCACCGCCGCCTTCAGCCTGGCCGTGGCGGACGTCCTCGGCCCGGGGCGGTTCGCCCGGCTGGCCGGGGCGCATCTGGTGACCGACGAGACGGTGGCGTTCACGCTCGCGCAGCCCGACCCGGACCGGCGCCGGGCGGCGTTCTGGGTGAACGGCCTCGGTCTGTTCGCCGCCTGGAACACCGGCGTGCTGGCCGGCGCCCTCGCCGGCACCGCGCTCGGCGACACGGCGACGTACGGACTGGACGCCGCCTTCCCGGCGGTGCTCGCGGCGCTGGTGCTGCCGGCCCTGCGCACCGACCGCTCGGCCCGCCGGGCGGCGCTGCTCGGCGCGGCGCTCGCGCTGGCCGTCACCCCCGCCGTCCCGGCGGGCGTCCCCGTGCTGCTGGCGCTCACCGGGCTGGTCGTCCACGGCCGGAAGGGCGGTACGGCATGA
- a CDS encoding menaquinone biosynthetic enzyme MqnA/MqnD family protein, which yields MDNSRTRPRVGHIQFLNCLPLYWGLARTGTLLDFELTKDTPEKLSEQLVRGDLDIGPITLVEFLRNADDLVAFPDIAVGCDGPVMSCVIVSQVPLDQLDGARVALGSTSRTSVRLAQLLLAERYGVRPDYYTCPPDLSLMMQEAEAAVLIGDAALRANLLDGPRYGLQVHDLGALWKEWTGLPFVFAVWAARRDYLEREPDITRKVHEAFLASRNLSLEEVGKVAEQAARWEAFDEKVLERYFTTLDFRFGGPQLEAVTEFARRVGPTTGFPADVKVELLHP from the coding sequence GTGGACAATTCTCGCACCCGGCCCCGCGTGGGCCACATCCAGTTCCTCAACTGCCTGCCCCTCTACTGGGGGCTCGCGAGAACCGGCACGCTCCTCGACTTCGAGCTCACGAAGGACACCCCCGAGAAGCTCAGCGAGCAGCTGGTGCGCGGCGATCTCGACATCGGTCCCATCACCCTCGTCGAGTTCCTGCGCAACGCCGACGACCTGGTCGCCTTCCCCGACATCGCCGTCGGGTGCGACGGACCGGTGATGTCCTGCGTGATCGTCTCGCAGGTCCCCCTCGACCAGCTGGACGGCGCCCGCGTCGCCCTCGGCTCCACCTCGCGCACCTCGGTCCGGCTCGCCCAGCTTCTGCTCGCGGAGCGCTACGGCGTCCGGCCCGACTACTACACCTGCCCGCCCGACCTCAGCCTGATGATGCAGGAGGCCGAGGCTGCGGTCCTCATCGGCGACGCGGCGCTGCGGGCCAACCTGCTCGACGGCCCGCGCTACGGCCTCCAGGTGCACGACCTCGGCGCGCTCTGGAAGGAGTGGACCGGGCTGCCCTTCGTCTTCGCCGTGTGGGCGGCGCGCCGCGACTATCTGGAACGCGAGCCGGACATCACCCGCAAGGTCCACGAGGCATTCCTCGCCTCCCGCAACCTCTCCCTGGAGGAGGTCGGCAAGGTCGCGGAACAGGCGGCCCGCTGGGAGGCCTTCGACGAGAAGGTCCTGGAGCGGTATTTCACGACCCTCGACTTCCGTTTCGGCGGCCCGCAGCTGGAAGCCGTCACGGAGTTCGCGCGCCGCGTCGGGCCGACCACCGGATTTCCCGCGGACGTGAAGGTCGAACTGCTCCATCCGTGA
- a CDS encoding class I SAM-dependent methyltransferase encodes MTDSDFLTATRTFYDAIAEDYAKLFEDEMAHRPLERAVLGVFAELVRDGGPVADLGCGPGRTTARLAALGLDVFGVDLSESMLAIARRENPGLRFERGSMLELDLPDGALSGAVSFYSSIHLPDDRLPELFAEFHRVLAPGAPLLVAFQAGDEHRHHDRPFGHPVALTFLRRRPEDMGALLTRAGFAPYSRTVREADPALDETAAQAFLIARRGA; translated from the coding sequence ATGACCGACTCCGACTTCCTGACCGCGACCCGCACCTTCTACGACGCCATCGCCGAGGACTACGCGAAGCTCTTCGAGGACGAGATGGCGCATCGGCCCCTGGAACGGGCCGTGCTGGGGGTGTTCGCCGAACTCGTGCGCGACGGCGGGCCGGTGGCCGATCTGGGCTGCGGGCCCGGCCGGACGACGGCCCGGCTGGCCGCGCTGGGTCTGGACGTCTTCGGCGTCGACCTGTCGGAGTCGATGCTCGCGATCGCCCGCCGGGAGAACCCGGGGCTGCGCTTCGAGCGGGGGTCGATGCTGGAGCTGGATCTGCCGGACGGGGCGCTGTCCGGCGCGGTGTCGTTCTACTCGTCCATCCATCTCCCGGACGACCGGCTGCCGGAGCTGTTCGCCGAGTTCCACCGGGTGCTGGCGCCCGGGGCGCCCCTGCTGGTCGCCTTCCAGGCCGGGGACGAACACCGGCACCACGACCGGCCGTTCGGGCACCCGGTGGCGCTGACCTTCCTGCGCCGGCGCCCGGAGGACATGGGCGCCCTGCTGACCCGGGCCGGTTTCGCCCCGTACTCCCGCACGGTCCGGGAGGCGGACCCCGCGCTGGACGAGACGGCCGCGCAGGCCTTCCTGATCGCCCGCCGCGGCGCCTGA
- a CDS encoding cold-shock protein: MATGTVKWFNAEKGFGFIAQEGGGPDVFVHYSAINASGFRSLEENQQVSFDVTQGPKGPQAENVTPV, from the coding sequence ATGGCTACCGGAACCGTGAAGTGGTTCAACGCCGAAAAGGGCTTTGGCTTCATCGCCCAGGAAGGCGGCGGCCCCGACGTCTTCGTTCACTACTCCGCGATCAACGCGAGCGGCTTCCGCTCGCTGGAGGAGAACCAGCAGGTCTCCTTCGACGTGACCCAGGGCCCGAAGGGCCCGCAGGCGGAGAACGTCACCCCCGTCTGA
- a CDS encoding helix-turn-helix domain-containing protein encodes MGEPLTWIAASLRRERARAGLSLSELAKRAGIAKSTLSQLEGGGGNPSVETLWALGVALGVPFSTLVEPPAPAVQVIRAGEGPTVASERADYAATLLSASPPGARRDIYHLRAEPGAARESEPHIPGTVEHLIVGAGRVKAGPRGEEAELGPGDYMTYRGDVPHLYEALEPGTFFVLVMQHV; translated from the coding sequence ATGGGTGAGCCCCTGACGTGGATCGCCGCCTCCCTGCGCCGCGAGCGCGCCCGCGCCGGGCTGTCCTTGTCCGAGCTGGCCAAGCGGGCGGGCATCGCGAAGTCCACGCTGTCCCAGCTGGAGGGCGGCGGCGGGAACCCGAGCGTGGAGACGCTGTGGGCGCTCGGCGTGGCGCTCGGTGTGCCGTTCAGCACACTGGTGGAGCCGCCGGCGCCCGCGGTGCAGGTGATCCGCGCGGGCGAGGGGCCCACGGTGGCGTCCGAGCGCGCCGACTATGCGGCCACCCTGCTGTCGGCGAGCCCGCCGGGCGCCCGGCGGGACATCTACCACCTGCGCGCGGAGCCGGGCGCGGCCCGCGAGTCCGAGCCGCACATCCCGGGCACGGTGGAGCATCTGATCGTCGGGGCGGGCCGGGTGAAGGCGGGGCCGCGCGGCGAGGAGGCCGAACTGGGGCCGGGGGACTACATGACGTACCGCGGGGACGTGCCCCATCTGTACGAGGCGCTGGAGCCGGGGACGTTCTTCGTCCTCGTCATGCAGCACGTGTAG
- a CDS encoding AzlD domain-containing protein: protein MTSTTGTAVVILVLAVGTYAFRLVGPALHGRVVLPDRVRELLAAGAVVLLVALLATGALTEGGGFAGWARPAGVLVGGVLAWRGAPFPVVVLAAAGSAALLRALGVA, encoded by the coding sequence ATGACCTCCACGACGGGGACGGCCGTCGTGATCCTGGTGCTCGCGGTCGGGACGTACGCCTTCCGGCTGGTGGGCCCGGCGCTGCACGGGCGGGTCGTGCTGCCCGACCGGGTGCGGGAGCTGCTGGCGGCCGGCGCGGTGGTGCTGCTCGTGGCGCTGCTGGCGACGGGGGCGCTGACGGAGGGCGGCGGGTTCGCCGGCTGGGCCCGTCCGGCCGGGGTGCTGGTGGGCGGGGTCCTGGCGTGGCGGGGCGCCCCGTTCCCTGTGGTGGTGCTGGCGGCGGCCGGATCCGCCGCCCTGCTGCGGGCGTTGGGGGTGGCCTGA
- a CDS encoding AMP-dependent synthetase/ligase, with translation MSTPLPSFAPSAAYDDAPGPTLVRPETRRLNGAVREAYVPPFAPPVTHGSLADLPFDNADAVPDAVVLSRRDDDGNWTDVTAAEFAGQVQAVAKGLIGEGLMPGDRIAVMARTRYEWTLLDFAAWAAGLVVVPIYPTSSVFQTRWILQDSGAVALITETVAQANALGPELDRVPDLRSLWVMDKGHVDRLAEAGEEVSDGEVAVRRGMLVPDTLATLIYTSGTTGRPKGCALTHGNFFAEVDNAVELLYPIFKARTSEEASVLLFLPMSHVFGRMVAVACVRARVRLGHAPSLKAEDLLPDLAAFRPTCLLTIPYMLEKVYNSARAKAEAGGRASTFDRAARVAERWGEAQEARQSGTGPGPGTALKAARAMYDPLVYRRIRNAMGGRVKYAICGGSPLGRRLASFYAGAGIEVYEGYGLTETTGAATVTPPLQPRLGTVGWPLPGTRVRIAADGEILLSGEHVLRGYWDPAAGGVVPAAADGWLATGDIGALDDEGYLTITGRKKELLITAGGKSVAPAPLENWLRSHPLISQCLVVGDRRPYVAALITLDMDGVTHWRRMNGRHPVPAELLLDDPELRDILGRAVDEANKLVSRPESIRRFAVLPVDFTELDGHLTPSMKLRRDAIMRDFAADVEALYAG, from the coding sequence CCCACGGCTCGCTGGCCGACCTGCCTTTCGACAACGCCGACGCGGTGCCGGACGCGGTGGTCCTCAGCCGCCGGGACGACGACGGGAACTGGACGGACGTCACGGCGGCGGAGTTCGCCGGGCAGGTGCAGGCCGTCGCGAAGGGGCTCATCGGCGAGGGGCTGATGCCCGGCGACCGGATCGCCGTCATGGCCCGCACCCGCTACGAGTGGACCCTCCTCGACTTCGCCGCCTGGGCCGCCGGACTGGTGGTGGTCCCCATCTACCCCACCTCCTCCGTCTTCCAGACCCGCTGGATCCTCCAGGACTCCGGTGCCGTCGCCCTCATCACCGAGACCGTCGCCCAGGCGAACGCCCTCGGCCCGGAACTGGACCGCGTCCCCGACCTGCGCAGCCTGTGGGTGATGGACAAGGGGCACGTCGACCGGCTGGCGGAGGCCGGGGAGGAGGTGTCCGACGGTGAGGTGGCCGTCCGGCGGGGCATGCTCGTGCCCGACACCCTGGCCACCCTGATCTACACCTCGGGCACCACCGGCCGGCCCAAGGGCTGCGCGCTGACCCACGGCAACTTCTTCGCCGAGGTCGACAACGCCGTCGAACTGCTCTACCCGATCTTCAAGGCGCGGACCAGCGAAGAGGCGTCGGTGCTGCTCTTCCTGCCGATGTCCCATGTGTTCGGGCGGATGGTGGCGGTGGCCTGTGTGCGCGCCCGGGTCCGGCTGGGCCACGCGCCGAGCCTGAAGGCCGAGGACCTGCTGCCGGACCTCGCCGCCTTCCGGCCGACCTGTCTGCTGACCATCCCGTACATGCTGGAGAAGGTCTACAACTCCGCCCGCGCCAAGGCGGAGGCGGGCGGCCGGGCGTCCACCTTCGACCGGGCCGCGCGCGTCGCCGAGCGCTGGGGCGAGGCGCAGGAGGCCCGCCAGTCCGGCACCGGCCCCGGCCCGGGAACCGCGCTCAAGGCGGCCCGCGCGATGTACGACCCGCTCGTCTACCGGCGGATCCGCAACGCGATGGGCGGCAGGGTCAAGTACGCGATCTGCGGCGGCTCCCCGCTGGGCCGCCGGCTCGCCTCCTTCTACGCGGGCGCCGGCATCGAGGTCTACGAGGGCTACGGCCTCACCGAGACGACCGGCGCGGCCACCGTGACGCCGCCCCTCCAACCCCGCCTCGGCACGGTCGGCTGGCCGCTGCCCGGCACCCGCGTCCGGATCGCCGCGGACGGCGAGATCCTGCTCTCCGGCGAGCACGTGCTGCGCGGCTACTGGGACCCGGCGGCCGGCGGTGTGGTCCCCGCGGCCGCCGACGGATGGCTGGCCACCGGCGACATCGGTGCCCTGGACGACGAGGGCTATCTGACGATCACCGGCCGCAAGAAGGAACTCCTCATCACCGCGGGCGGCAAGAGCGTCGCCCCGGCCCCGCTGGAGAACTGGCTGCGCTCCCACCCGCTGATCTCGCAGTGCCTGGTCGTCGGCGACCGCCGCCCGTACGTCGCCGCGCTGATCACCCTCGACATGGACGGCGTCACCCACTGGCGCCGGATGAACGGCCGGCACCCGGTCCCCGCCGAACTCCTCCTGGACGACCCGGAGCTGCGGGACATCCTCGGGCGCGCCGTGGACGAGGCGAACAAGCTGGTCTCCCGGCCCGAGTCGATCCGCCGCTTCGCCGTCCTGCCGGTGGACTTCACCGAGCTGGACGGCCACCTCACACCGTCGATGAAGCTCCGCAGGGACGCGATCATGCGGGACTTCGCCGCCGACGTGGAGGCCCTGTACGCCGGCTGA